The Ziziphus jujuba cultivar Dongzao chromosome 7, ASM3175591v1 genome includes a region encoding these proteins:
- the LOC107424931 gene encoding LOB domain-containing protein 38 → MSCNGCRVLRKGCSESCILRPCLQWIETPEAQGHATVFVAKFFGRAGLMSFISAVPESQRPALFQSLLFEACGRTVNPVNGAVGLLWTGNWHVCQAAVETVLRGGTLRPMPELLVGNGGGGAPTPASDEASEAEVTCTDMWKLRDPNSNSRFSNSRSRNSPKRKRSDEPAKLQLQNPADLDLRLTPTFPGKISVCKAELRRPGSPNSEESVTTTCFESGLADQQNANGGERKLLNLFT, encoded by the exons ATGAGTTGCAATGGCTGCCGTGTCCTCAGGAAGGGTTGCAGCGAGTCGTGTATCTTACGGCCTTGTCTGCAGTGGATCGAAACCCCTGAAGCCCAAGGCCACGCCACCGTTTTTGTTGCCAAGTTCTTTGGCCGTGCCGGCCTTATGTCTTTCATCTCCGCCGTTCCTGAGTCTCAGAGACCTG CTTTGTTTCAGTCTCTGTTGTTCGAAGCGTGTGGACGAACTGTGAACCCTGTGAACGGAGCCGTGGGATTACTTTGGACGGGAAATTGGCACGTGTGCCAGGCGGCGGTTGAAACGGTGCTCCGAGGAGGTACCTTGAGGCCGATGCCGGAACTCCTCGTAGGAAATGGAGGGGGAGGAGCCCCGACTCCGGCCTCCGATGAAGCCTCCGAGGCGGAGGTCACGTGCACGGACATGTGGAAGCTACGAGATCCGAATTCCAACTCTCGGTTCTCGAATTCGCGATCCAGGAACTCGCCAAAGCGCAAGCGATCGGACGAACCAGCTAAGCTGCAGCTGCAAAACCCCGCCGATCTCGATCTCCGTTTGACTCCAACTTTTCCCGGGAAAATCTCCGTCTGTAAAGCCGAGCTCCGGCGGCCGGGTTCGCCGAATTCGGAGGAATCGGTGACGACGACTTGCTTCGAGAGCGGTTTGGCGGATCAGCAGAATGCAAATGGAGGTGAAAGAAAGCTCCTGAACCTGTTCACTTGA